The window GGGCGCTACGAGCTGAAGGTATTTTCGCCGCGCCAGGGGCGCCTGCGGTTCGAACACGCCGAATCGCCCATGGGGCCGTTCAGGCCCCTGCCGCCGGGGCCCGCCCTGCGGCGCGGCCTCAACGTGCTGCGCTTCGCCCTGCCGGAAGCCGCGGGCGGCTACGTGCGCCTGAAATGGTAAAAGTAAAAGCGCGCGATGCCGACCGGCGGCATCGCGCGCCCTCACGGCGCACCGAGAGCGAAAGGCGCCGTCAGGCCGGGTCGGAGGCCGCGCGGCGGCGGCGCGCGATCGTCCCCATCAATCCCAGGCCGGCCAGCAACATGGCATAGGTCTCGGGCTCGGGCACGTGTGCCGCCGTGAGGTACACATCGGCCATGCCGGGACCGCCGGCCACCAGTGCGAACGTGTAGTGATCCCAGTGCGGGCTATGAGCCACCGTCCCACTGGAAGTGGAGGTTGACCCGGAAGTGGCCGCCAACGTGCTGCTGAAGGTTGCAGCGGCTCCGTCACCTGGATGCGGCGGAATGGACGCATGAACGGCACCGCTGAGGCCTGCGAGATCCACTAGGAAGGTTCCGTAAGGAGTGGGGATGGAATAATCAACCGTGGCACCGAGGGAGCCTATGTCCCAATACGTACCATCCTTTGTGATGGAAAAGCTGCTCCCGCCAACCGTATCGACGTGCCACGATGCCACCAGGGAATAGGCATCCTCGATCCAGCTGGTCTCAGTCAGAGACGCATTGGCCATCCCGACCGTGCCGGCGAGCGCGATGCCGGTAATCGCTTTCGTCAATGTATTGATTTTAATCATAATAATCTCCTCTCTCGTTAGGCCGTCGTTCCGCGGGCGGCGCGAAAACCAGAACTGCTGAAACTGCAAAAATTGCTGAAAACGATGGCAGCATCCTCCCATGCAAATACCATCGTCAATGGCCCGAATGGGTCATGGCCCGAACGGGCTATTGCCATATGCCGATCAGGTAGTAGGGTGTGTCCGGGTCGGACAATCGGGAGAACCGCCATAAACTACACTTTCAAGGGCCGCCTGTGCGGTTACATCTGTCCGGAATGTCCGGAGCCTCTGGCCGACGTCGTGGTGCGGCTCTACCGCAGCAGCCAGCCGAACGTCACCGCCCTGGCGGTGGCCAGCCCCAAGGAGACGTTCGCCATCCTCTCCGACGCGGAGGTCGCGGCGAAGGCCGGACGCCTGATCGCCGAGGCCGTCACGGATTCCCAGGGCGGTTTCGTCTTCGAATTGGGCGATGCGCAGAAATACGGAGGCGAGGCGTTCGACATC is drawn from Candidatus Nitricoxidivorans perseverans and contains these coding sequences:
- a CDS encoding PEP-CTERM sorting domain-containing protein: MIKINTLTKAITGIALAGTVGMANASLTETSWIEDAYSLVASWHVDTVGGSSFSITKDGTYWDIGSLGATVDYSIPTPYGTFLVDLAGLSGAVHASIPPHPGDGAAATFSSTLAATSGSTSTSSGTVAHSPHWDHYTFALVAGGPGMADVYLTAAHVPEPETYAMLLAGLGLMGTIARRRRAASDPA